The genomic window AGAGCCTGACCACCGAGTCCGCCGTCCGGATCACCGGGCGGGTGGTGGCCAACCCGGTGGTCAAGCTCGGCGGCCTCGAACTGCTCCCGGAGTCGGTCGAGCTGCTCAACCCTGCGGCCGGGCCGCTGCCGATCGACGAGCACTCCGGGCCCGAACCCCGGCTCGACTGGCGCTTCCTGGACCTGCGCCGACGGCCCGCCGCCCAGCTGGTCCTCGCCGTCCAGAGCACCTTCGAGCAGGGGATGCGCGCCTACGCGTACGGCGCCGGCTGCACCGAACTGCACACCCCGAAGCTGATGGGCACCGCCTCCGAGTCCGGCGCCGAGGTGTTCCGGCTCGACTACTTCGGCGGCAGCGCCTACCTGGCGCAGTCGCCGCAGTTCTACAAGCAGATGGCGATCGCCGGCGGCATCGACCGGGTCTTCGAGATCGGCCCGGTCTTCCGGGCCGAGCCCTCCTACACCTCCCGCCACGCCACCGAGTTCACCGGCGTGGACGTCGAACTCGCCTGGATCGAGGACGTCGAACAGGTGCAGCGGTTCGAGGAGGAGATGATCGCGCACGCCCTGGCCCTGGTCGCCGAGCGGCACGGCGAGCAGATCCGGGAGCAGTTCGGCGTCGAGGTCCGCGTCCCGAGCACGCCGTTCCCGCGGATCACCATGGAGCGGGCCCAGCACCTGCTGCGCACCGAACTGGGCTGGGACCCGGAGGGCACCAAGACCGACCTGGACCCGGAGGGCGAGCGGGCGCTCTGCGCGCACATGCGGCGCGAGACGGGACACGAGTTCGTCTTCGTCACCCACTACCCGGCGAGCATCCGCCCCTTCTACCACGCCAGGC from Kitasatospora sp. NBC_01250 includes these protein-coding regions:
- the aspS gene encoding aspartate--tRNA(Asn) ligase encodes the protein MIHHETRPEAASPQVFAERTHVADLAGHTGERVTVAGWVQTLRLQSTMQFVLVRDHTGVVQVTHRKGADELTGLLESLTTESAVRITGRVVANPVVKLGGLELLPESVELLNPAAGPLPIDEHSGPEPRLDWRFLDLRRRPAAQLVLAVQSTFEQGMRAYAYGAGCTELHTPKLMGTASESGAEVFRLDYFGGSAYLAQSPQFYKQMAIAGGIDRVFEIGPVFRAEPSYTSRHATEFTGVDVELAWIEDVEQVQRFEEEMIAHALALVAERHGEQIREQFGVEVRVPSTPFPRITMERAQHLLRTELGWDPEGTKTDLDPEGERALCAHMRRETGHEFVFVTHYPASIRPFYHARPADRPDLTLSFDLLWNGLEVTTGAQREHRYEVLVEQAAEKGMDTAPLTDYLNCFRFGCPPHGGFGMGLGRMLMALLGLGSLREAVFLFRGPNRLTP